A stretch of Arachis hypogaea cultivar Tifrunner chromosome 15, arahy.Tifrunner.gnm2.J5K5, whole genome shotgun sequence DNA encodes these proteins:
- the LOC112750246 gene encoding magnesium transporter MRS2-5 isoform X2, whose protein sequence is MEEAQGQYYSSTPQESALSHDDGGGRSQLNGQGNCGTGIIGLKKRGHGTRSWIKIGQDGGTQTVTLDKATIMRHCSLPSRDLRLLDPMFIYPSTILGREKAIVVNLEQIRCIITADEVILMNSLDGSVGQYRSELCNRLQKEKADGLPFEFRALEMALELTCTSLDAQVRDEIEHLMDDDGDMAEMCLTEKRRSSDMYPLNDCLHTLTSSSGKEISKSAPNSPERSISGIPMLPRAFSIIGNSGKHGSSMGSSDNGERIQPLEMLLEAYFIVIDNTLNSLSSLKEYIDDTEDFINIKLGNIQNRLIQFELLLTAATLVAAVFAAVTAVFGMNFETTVFDYPSGFHWVLIVTGITCASLYFSFLFYFKYKKVLPG, encoded by the exons ATGGAGGAAGCACAAGGCCAGTATTATTCTTCCACTCCACAAGAATCTGCATTATCTCATGATGATGGTGGAGGGAGGTCTCAGCTCAACGGCCAAGGGAATTGCGGGACTGGTATCATAGGCCTGAAGAAGAGAGGTCATGGAACTCGCTCTTGGATAAAAATTGGTCAGGATGGGGGTACTCAGACCGTAACACTTGACAAGGCTACCATTATGAGACATTGTTCTTTGCCTTCCAGAGATCTTAGACTATTGGATCCAATGTTCATTTATCCTTCTACCATATTAGGACGGGAGAAGGCTATTGTTGTAAACCTTGAGCAAATCCGTTGTATAATTACTGCTGATGAGGTCATCCTGATGAATTCATTGGATGGTAGTGTTGGTCAGTATAGGTCAGAATTATGCAATCGGCTTCAGAAAGAAAAAGCTG ATGGTCTGCCTTTTGAGTTTAGAGCGTTGGAAATGGCTCTGGAGTTGACATGCACATCTTTAGATGCTCAG GTACGTGACGAAATAGAACATCTCATGGATGATGATGGTGATATGGCTGAGATGTGCCTTACTGAGAAAAGGAGAAGCTCAGATATGTACCCTCTTAATGATTGTCTTCACACTCTTACATCAAGTAGTGGTAAAGAGATTTCAAAGTCAGCTCCTAATTCACCAGAGCGGTCAATTAGTGGGATCCCAATGTTGCCAAGGGCTTTCAGCATCATTGGAAATTCAGGCAAACATGGTAGTTCAATGGGTTCTTCTGATAATGGAGAAAGGATTCAACCACTGGAAATGTTGCTTGAAGCATACTTTATCGTCATTGATAATACGCTTAACTCATTGTCGTCG CTTAAAGAATACATTGATGACACAGAAGATTTTATCAATATAAAGTTG GGCAATATTCAAAACCGCCTAATACAGTTTGAATTGCTTCTTACTGCAGCTACATTGGTAGCAGCAGTATTTGCTGCTGTGACAGCAGTGTTTGGGATGAACTTTGAAACCACAGTTTTTGACTATCCATCTGGTTTCCATTGGGTTTTGATAGTTACCGGAATCACTTGTGCATCATTGTATTTCTCATTCTTATTCTACTTTAAGTACAAGAAAGTGCTTCCAGGGTAA
- the LOC112750246 gene encoding magnesium transporter MRS2-5 isoform X1 yields the protein MEEAQGQYYSSTPQESALSHDDGGGRSQLNGQGNCGTGIIGLKKRGHGTRSWIKIGQDGGTQTVTLDKATIMRHCSLPSRDLRLLDPMFIYPSTILGREKAIVVNLEQIRCIITADEVILMNSLDGSVGQYRSELCNRLQKEKADGLPFEFRALEMALELTCTSLDAQVKELEMEIYPVLDELASSISTLNLERVRRFKGHLLALTQRVQKVRDEIEHLMDDDGDMAEMCLTEKRRSSDMYPLNDCLHTLTSSSGKEISKSAPNSPERSISGIPMLPRAFSIIGNSGKHGSSMGSSDNGERIQPLEMLLEAYFIVIDNTLNSLSSLKEYIDDTEDFINIKLGNIQNRLIQFELLLTAATLVAAVFAAVTAVFGMNFETTVFDYPSGFHWVLIVTGITCASLYFSFLFYFKYKKVLPG from the exons ATGGAGGAAGCACAAGGCCAGTATTATTCTTCCACTCCACAAGAATCTGCATTATCTCATGATGATGGTGGAGGGAGGTCTCAGCTCAACGGCCAAGGGAATTGCGGGACTGGTATCATAGGCCTGAAGAAGAGAGGTCATGGAACTCGCTCTTGGATAAAAATTGGTCAGGATGGGGGTACTCAGACCGTAACACTTGACAAGGCTACCATTATGAGACATTGTTCTTTGCCTTCCAGAGATCTTAGACTATTGGATCCAATGTTCATTTATCCTTCTACCATATTAGGACGGGAGAAGGCTATTGTTGTAAACCTTGAGCAAATCCGTTGTATAATTACTGCTGATGAGGTCATCCTGATGAATTCATTGGATGGTAGTGTTGGTCAGTATAGGTCAGAATTATGCAATCGGCTTCAGAAAGAAAAAGCTG ATGGTCTGCCTTTTGAGTTTAGAGCGTTGGAAATGGCTCTGGAGTTGACATGCACATCTTTAGATGCTCAG gtaaaagagttggaaatggaaATATATCCTGTGCTAGATGAATTAGCATCGTCTATCAGTACTCTGAATTTAGAACGTGTTCGAAGATTCAAAGGTCATCTCCTTGCTTTGACTCAACGAGTTCAGAAG GTACGTGACGAAATAGAACATCTCATGGATGATGATGGTGATATGGCTGAGATGTGCCTTACTGAGAAAAGGAGAAGCTCAGATATGTACCCTCTTAATGATTGTCTTCACACTCTTACATCAAGTAGTGGTAAAGAGATTTCAAAGTCAGCTCCTAATTCACCAGAGCGGTCAATTAGTGGGATCCCAATGTTGCCAAGGGCTTTCAGCATCATTGGAAATTCAGGCAAACATGGTAGTTCAATGGGTTCTTCTGATAATGGAGAAAGGATTCAACCACTGGAAATGTTGCTTGAAGCATACTTTATCGTCATTGATAATACGCTTAACTCATTGTCGTCG CTTAAAGAATACATTGATGACACAGAAGATTTTATCAATATAAAGTTG GGCAATATTCAAAACCGCCTAATACAGTTTGAATTGCTTCTTACTGCAGCTACATTGGTAGCAGCAGTATTTGCTGCTGTGACAGCAGTGTTTGGGATGAACTTTGAAACCACAGTTTTTGACTATCCATCTGGTTTCCATTGGGTTTTGATAGTTACCGGAATCACTTGTGCATCATTGTATTTCTCATTCTTATTCTACTTTAAGTACAAGAAAGTGCTTCCAGGGTAA
- the LOC112750246 gene encoding magnesium transporter MRS2-5 isoform X3 → MEEAQGQYYSSTPQESALSHDDGGGRSQLNGQGNCGTGIIGLKKRGHGTRSWIKIGQDGGTQTVTLDKATIMRHCSLPSRDLRLLDPMFIYPSTILGREKAIVVNLEQIRCIITADEVILMNSLDGSVGQYRSELCNRLQKEKADGLPFEFRALEMALELTCTSLDAQVKELEMEIYPVLDELASSISTLNLERVRRFKGHLLALTQRVQKVRDEIEHLMDDDGDMAEMCLTEKRRSSDMYPLNDCLHTLTSSSGKEISKSAPNSPERSISGIPMLPRAFSIIGNSGKHGSSMGSSDNGERIQPLEMLLEAYFIVIDNTLNSLSSLKEYIDDTEDFINIKLLHW, encoded by the exons ATGGAGGAAGCACAAGGCCAGTATTATTCTTCCACTCCACAAGAATCTGCATTATCTCATGATGATGGTGGAGGGAGGTCTCAGCTCAACGGCCAAGGGAATTGCGGGACTGGTATCATAGGCCTGAAGAAGAGAGGTCATGGAACTCGCTCTTGGATAAAAATTGGTCAGGATGGGGGTACTCAGACCGTAACACTTGACAAGGCTACCATTATGAGACATTGTTCTTTGCCTTCCAGAGATCTTAGACTATTGGATCCAATGTTCATTTATCCTTCTACCATATTAGGACGGGAGAAGGCTATTGTTGTAAACCTTGAGCAAATCCGTTGTATAATTACTGCTGATGAGGTCATCCTGATGAATTCATTGGATGGTAGTGTTGGTCAGTATAGGTCAGAATTATGCAATCGGCTTCAGAAAGAAAAAGCTG ATGGTCTGCCTTTTGAGTTTAGAGCGTTGGAAATGGCTCTGGAGTTGACATGCACATCTTTAGATGCTCAG gtaaaagagttggaaatggaaATATATCCTGTGCTAGATGAATTAGCATCGTCTATCAGTACTCTGAATTTAGAACGTGTTCGAAGATTCAAAGGTCATCTCCTTGCTTTGACTCAACGAGTTCAGAAG GTACGTGACGAAATAGAACATCTCATGGATGATGATGGTGATATGGCTGAGATGTGCCTTACTGAGAAAAGGAGAAGCTCAGATATGTACCCTCTTAATGATTGTCTTCACACTCTTACATCAAGTAGTGGTAAAGAGATTTCAAAGTCAGCTCCTAATTCACCAGAGCGGTCAATTAGTGGGATCCCAATGTTGCCAAGGGCTTTCAGCATCATTGGAAATTCAGGCAAACATGGTAGTTCAATGGGTTCTTCTGATAATGGAGAAAGGATTCAACCACTGGAAATGTTGCTTGAAGCATACTTTATCGTCATTGATAATACGCTTAACTCATTGTCGTCG CTTAAAGAATACATTGATGACACAGAAGATTTTATCAATATAAAGTTG CTACATTGGTAG